In Bacillus toyonensis BCT-7112, a single window of DNA contains:
- a CDS encoding L,D-transpeptidase family protein yields MNNNTVNESVEEVHKKRVRSRKRFPNWKFIAAGVGIIALLVGGVSYYQVTHFNSNVTINDTKVGGMSADQAIQKLKTSGLANKVYVDQQQILDEKETKTELTEKDLPQVKKLLKSQWTFFPSSKEKNYSVLPKKADQYRSETMKKLVEEKLVSMNKELKAPQDAMAKLEQGKIVISKSVDGKQYDVTSLLKDYDKQKYKSEIHLKSTYIQPIKEDDPIIKKEEQALQNLLGQSVEYKVQNEVYPLKAKDLIQNASMSKDMKVTIDASDIKKKITEINNAKSTLNKNFSFKTHSGSVISVKGQGYGWALDVEKETKQVQQAFEKGEKSLSASNIHGNGWEKEGIGYETTANNGIGDTYAEVSIADQQIWIYKDGKLAVTTNVVTGKHSTSEDTSPGVWYVLYKRTPYTLKGSAVGKADYAVKVDYWVPFTNSGQGFHDAGWRTNWANNAYLTGGSGGCVNLLPNVAKTVYDNLNTYDPVIVY; encoded by the coding sequence ATGAACAACAATACAGTAAATGAATCAGTTGAAGAAGTTCATAAAAAACGAGTAAGATCAAGAAAACGTTTTCCAAATTGGAAATTTATCGCAGCGGGTGTTGGTATAATTGCGCTTCTCGTTGGGGGAGTGAGTTATTATCAGGTAACTCACTTCAATTCGAATGTTACGATTAATGACACCAAAGTTGGTGGTATGAGTGCTGATCAGGCAATACAGAAATTAAAAACATCTGGACTAGCAAATAAAGTTTATGTCGATCAACAACAAATTTTAGATGAAAAAGAGACAAAAACAGAACTTACGGAAAAAGATTTGCCTCAAGTTAAGAAGCTATTAAAAAGCCAGTGGACATTTTTCCCTTCCTCAAAGGAAAAAAATTATTCAGTGCTACCGAAAAAGGCGGATCAGTATCGTAGTGAAACGATGAAAAAACTTGTAGAAGAAAAGCTCGTTTCTATGAATAAAGAATTAAAAGCACCTCAAGATGCTATGGCGAAGCTTGAACAAGGAAAAATTGTTATTTCGAAGAGCGTTGATGGAAAACAGTATGACGTTACTAGTCTATTGAAAGATTACGACAAGCAGAAATATAAAAGCGAAATTCATCTGAAGTCTACATACATACAGCCTATTAAAGAAGACGATCCAATTATCAAAAAAGAGGAGCAAGCACTACAGAATCTTCTTGGGCAGTCCGTTGAATATAAAGTACAGAATGAAGTGTATCCTTTAAAAGCGAAAGATTTAATTCAAAATGCCTCTATGTCAAAGGATATGAAAGTGACAATCGATGCGAGTGACATTAAGAAAAAGATTACTGAAATTAATAATGCTAAATCAACATTAAATAAAAATTTCAGCTTTAAAACCCATTCCGGTTCGGTTATATCAGTAAAAGGACAAGGCTACGGCTGGGCACTAGATGTTGAAAAAGAAACAAAACAAGTTCAACAAGCTTTTGAAAAGGGTGAAAAATCGCTATCTGCTTCTAATATTCACGGAAATGGTTGGGAGAAGGAAGGTATCGGTTATGAAACAACAGCGAATAACGGTATTGGAGACACGTATGCGGAAGTTTCAATTGCAGATCAACAAATTTGGATTTATAAAGATGGCAAATTAGCAGTCACAACAAATGTAGTAACTGGTAAACATAGCACGAGTGAAGATACATCACCAGGTGTGTGGTACGTCCTATATAAACGAACACCATACACGTTGAAAGGAAGCGCAGTAGGTAAAGCTGATTATGCAGTTAAAGTAGATTACTGGGTACCATTCACAAATAGCGGTCAAGGATTCCATGATGCTGGCTGGCGAACAAATTGGGCGAATAATGCCTATTTAACAGGGGGATCAGGTGGGTGTGTTAACCTTCTTCCTAATGTTGCAAAAACTGTGTATGATAATTTGAACACGTATGATCCAGTTATTGTGTACTAG
- the cypD gene encoding bifunctional P-450/NADPH--P450 reductase, with protein sequence MDKKVSAIPQPKTYGPLGNLPLIDKDKPTLSFIKIAEEYGPIFQIQTLSDTIIVVSGHELVAEVCDETRFDKSIDGALAKVRAFAGDGLFTSETDEPNWKKAHNILMPTFSQRAMKDYHGMMVDIAVQLVQKWARLNPNENVDVPEDMTRLTLDTIGLCGFNYRFNSFYRETSHPFITSMSRALDEAMHQLQRLDIEDKLMWRTKRQFQHDIQSMFSLVDNIIAERKSNGNQEENDLLARMLNVQDPETGEKLDDENIRFQIITFLIAGHETTSGLLSFAIYFLLKNPDKLKKAYEEVDRVLTDPTPTYQQVMKLKYIRMILNESLRLWPTAPAFSLYAKEDTVIGGKYPIKKGEDRISVLIPQLHRDKDAWGDNVEEFQPERFEEPDKVPHHAYKPFGNGQRACIGMQFALHEATLVMGMLLQHFELIDYQNYQLDVKQTLTLKPGDFKIRILARNQTISHPTVLAPIEEKQKDHEIKQQVQKTPSIIGADNLSLLVLYGSDTGVAEGIARELADTASLEGVQTEVVALNERIGSLPKEGAVLIVTSSYNGKPPSNAGQFVQWLEELKPDELKGVQYAVFGCGDHNWASTYQRIPRYIDEQMAQKGATRFSTRGEADASGDFEEQLEQWKQSMWSDAMRAFGLELNKNMEKERSTLSLQFVSRLGGSPLARTYEAVYASILENRELQSSSSDRNTRHIEVSLPEGATYQEGDHLGVLPINSEKNVNRILKRFGLNGKDQVILSASGRSVNHIPLDSPVSLFDLISYSVEVQEAATRAQIREMVTFTACPPHKKELESLLEEGVYHERILKKRISMLDLLEKYEACEIRFERFLELLPALKPRYYSISSSPLVAQDRLSITVGVVNAPAWSGEGTYEGVASNYLAQRHNKDEIICFIRTPQSNFQLPENPETPIIMVGPGTGIAPFRGFLQARRVQKQKGINLGQAHLYFGCRHPEKDYLYRTELENDERDGLISLHTAFSRLEGHPKTYVQHLIKQDRINLISLLDNGAHLYICGDGSKMAPDVEDTLCQAYEEIHEVSEQEARNWLDYLQHEGRYGKDVWTGI encoded by the coding sequence ATGGATAAAAAAGTATCTGCCATTCCTCAGCCGAAAACATATGGACCGCTGGGGAATCTCCCATTAATCGACAAAGATAAACCGACCTTATCTTTTATCAAGATAGCGGAAGAGTATGGTCCTATTTTTCAAATTCAAACTTTAAGTGATACCATCATTGTCGTTTCTGGACATGAACTGGTAGCAGAAGTCTGTGACGAAACACGGTTCGATAAAAGTATAGATGGTGCTTTAGCAAAAGTTCGCGCCTTTGCTGGGGACGGGTTATTTACAAGTGAGACTGACGAGCCTAACTGGAAAAAAGCTCATAATATTTTGATGCCTACATTCAGCCAACGGGCAATGAAAGATTATCATGGCATGATGGTTGATATTGCTGTACAACTCGTTCAAAAATGGGCAAGACTGAATCCGAATGAAAACGTAGATGTTCCGGAGGATATGACCCGCCTTACATTGGATACAATTGGTCTATGTGGTTTTAATTACCGATTTAATAGCTTTTATCGTGAGACCTCTCATCCTTTTATCACTAGCATGAGCCGTGCTCTAGATGAAGCGATGCACCAATTACAGCGACTGGATATAGAAGACAAACTCATGTGGAGAACGAAACGTCAATTTCAGCATGATATCCAATCCATGTTTTCTTTAGTAGATAATATTATTGCTGAACGTAAAAGTAATGGAAATCAAGAAGAAAATGATTTACTTGCCCGTATGTTAAATGTGCAGGATCCGGAAACTGGTGAAAAATTAGATGATGAAAATATTCGTTTTCAAATTATCACTTTTTTAATAGCTGGGCATGAGACAACAAGTGGATTGTTATCTTTTGCAATCTATTTTTTATTAAAGAATCCGGATAAGTTGAAAAAAGCCTATGAAGAAGTAGATCGGGTATTGACAGATCCTACTCCAACATATCAACAAGTTATGAAACTTAAGTACATACGGATGATTTTAAATGAATCGCTACGTCTATGGCCTACTGCTCCAGCATTCAGTCTCTATGCAAAAGAAGATACAGTAATTGGTGGGAAATATCCAATTAAGAAAGGAGAAGATCGTATTTCTGTTCTTATTCCACAGCTACATAGGGATAAAGACGCATGGGGAGACAATGTGGAAGAATTCCAACCTGAACGATTTGAAGAGCCGGATAAGGTTCCTCATCATGCTTATAAGCCATTTGGAAATGGTCAACGAGCATGTATCGGTATGCAGTTTGCACTTCATGAAGCCACTCTCGTAATGGGAATGCTTCTTCAACATTTTGAATTAATCGATTATCAAAACTATCAGCTGGACGTAAAACAAACATTAACGCTAAAGCCCGGTGATTTTAAGATTAGGATCCTTGCCCGAAATCAAACGATCAGCCATCCTACTGTCCTTGCACCTATAGAAGAGAAGCAGAAAGACCATGAAATCAAGCAGCAAGTTCAGAAGACTCCTTCTATTATTGGAGCTGATAATCTTTCGCTGCTTGTTCTGTATGGCTCGGATACAGGGGTAGCAGAAGGTATTGCAAGAGAACTAGCAGATACAGCTAGTTTAGAAGGTGTTCAAACGGAAGTGGTAGCTCTTAACGAGCGAATTGGAAGTCTGCCAAAAGAAGGAGCAGTTCTTATTGTGACTTCTTCTTATAATGGAAAGCCGCCAAGTAATGCAGGGCAGTTTGTGCAGTGGTTGGAGGAATTAAAACCGGATGAGCTCAAAGGTGTTCAATACGCAGTTTTTGGTTGTGGAGATCACAATTGGGCTAGTACTTATCAGCGGATTCCAAGATACATTGATGAGCAAATGGCTCAAAAAGGAGCAACAAGATTTTCTACACGCGGAGAAGCAGATGCAAGTGGTGATTTTGAGGAACAACTCGAGCAATGGAAACAAAGCATGTGGTCTGATGCGATGAGGGCATTTGGACTAGAACTTAACAAAAATATGGAAAAAGAGCGCAGTACTTTGAGTCTGCAATTTGTTAGTCGTCTTGGAGGATCTCCTCTTGCCCGAACATATGAAGCAGTTTATGCATCTATACTAGAAAATCGTGAACTCCAATCATCCAGCAGTGATAGGAATACGCGGCATATCGAGGTATCCTTGCCAGAAGGGGCTACGTATCAAGAAGGAGACCACCTTGGAGTGCTGCCAATTAATAGCGAGAAAAATGTTAACCGAATTTTAAAACGCTTTGGATTAAATGGGAAGGATCAAGTCATACTGAGCGCAAGTGGGCGCAGTGTAAATCACATACCTTTAGACAGTCCTGTTAGTTTGTTTGACCTTATTAGTTATAGTGTCGAAGTGCAAGAAGCAGCCACTCGAGCACAAATACGAGAAATGGTGACATTCACAGCATGCCCTCCTCATAAAAAGGAATTGGAATCATTATTGGAAGAAGGAGTTTATCATGAAAGAATATTAAAGAAACGTATTTCAATGTTGGATCTTCTTGAAAAGTATGAGGCTTGTGAAATCCGATTTGAACGATTTTTAGAACTTCTTCCTGCACTCAAACCGCGTTACTATTCTATTTCAAGCTCGCCACTCGTTGCACAGGATCGTCTGAGCATTACGGTTGGTGTTGTTAATGCACCTGCATGGAGTGGGGAAGGGACATATGAAGGAGTCGCTTCTAATTATTTAGCTCAGCGTCATAATAAAGATGAAATTATCTGTTTCATTCGAACGCCACAATCAAACTTTCAATTGCCTGAAAATCCAGAAACACCAATTATCATGGTGGGGCCAGGTACTGGAATTGCACCATTCCGTGGATTCTTACAAGCGCGTCGTGTTCAAAAGCAAAAAGGTATTAACTTAGGACAAGCGCATCTATATTTTGGTTGTCGTCATCCTGAAAAAGATTATCTTTATCGTACAGAACTAGAAAATGATGAAAGAGATGGATTAATCTCTTTACACACAGCTTTTTCTCGTCTAGAGGGACATCCAAAAACATATGTACAGCATTTAATAAAACAAGATAGAATCAATTTAATTTCGTTATTAGATAATGGAGCTCATCTTTATATATGTGGTGATGGAAGTAAAATGGCTCCGGATGTAGAAGATACCCTTTGTCAAGCATATGAAGAAATTCATGAAGTTAGTGAACAAGAAGCAAGGAATTGGTTGGATTATTTGCAACATGAAGGACGATACGGGAAAGATGTTTGGACTGGAATATAA
- a CDS encoding PhzF family phenazine biosynthesis protein produces MKISVYVASAFSKDHKGGNKAGVVFMENTLTTTQKMAIAKQLGYAETAFISESEIADYKIEYFTPKEEVDLCGHATIGSFTILMHLNKLFKNRYTIETNSGVLTITIKEDIIFMEQNEPIFYDVISPNEFIDCFDIKDIDNKYPIQIVSTGLKDILIPIKSETQLHTMQPNFEKIKEISKYYNVVGMHLYTFNDNRIICRNFAPLYDINEEAATGTSNGALACYLYKQHYLQKEVYVFEQGYSLHSPSEILVKLATNSKNEIEKVYVGGKGYYCETKCLHVENIE; encoded by the coding sequence ATGAAAATATCCGTTTATGTTGCAAGTGCATTTAGCAAGGATCATAAAGGCGGAAATAAAGCAGGAGTGGTATTTATGGAGAATACATTGACCACTACTCAAAAAATGGCAATAGCCAAACAACTGGGCTATGCGGAAACCGCATTTATATCAGAATCTGAAATTGCTGATTATAAAATTGAGTATTTTACACCAAAAGAAGAAGTTGATTTATGTGGGCATGCCACAATTGGCTCTTTCACGATACTGATGCATTTAAATAAACTTTTCAAGAATCGCTATACGATTGAAACGAACAGCGGTGTTCTTACTATTACCATAAAAGAGGACATCATATTCATGGAACAAAACGAACCGATATTCTATGATGTTATATCTCCAAATGAGTTTATCGACTGCTTTGACATTAAAGATATAGACAATAAATACCCAATTCAAATTGTCTCCACGGGCTTAAAAGATATTTTAATTCCTATAAAAAGCGAAACACAATTACATACAATGCAACCTAATTTTGAAAAAATTAAAGAAATCAGCAAGTATTATAATGTTGTCGGGATGCATCTATATACTTTTAATGACAATCGAATTATATGCAGAAACTTTGCTCCACTATACGATATCAATGAAGAAGCAGCGACTGGAACTTCAAACGGTGCATTAGCTTGCTACCTTTATAAACAGCACTACTTGCAAAAAGAAGTCTATGTATTTGAACAAGGTTATTCTTTACACTCGCCTTCCGAAATATTAGTTAAATTAGCAACCAATAGCAAGAATGAAATAGAAAAAGTTTATGTTGGCGGCAAAGGATATTACTGTGAAACTAAGTGTTTACATGTAGAAAATATTGAGTGA